One window of Medicago truncatula cultivar Jemalong A17 chromosome 2, MtrunA17r5.0-ANR, whole genome shotgun sequence genomic DNA carries:
- the LOC11439650 gene encoding plasma membrane ATPase 4, producing MAAGDKGSISLDQIKNETVDLERIPIEEVFEQLKCTREGLSSTEGENRIQIFGPNKLEEKKESKFLKFLGFMWNPLSWVMEAAALMAIALANGEGQPPDWQDFVGIICLLVINSTISFIEENNAGNAAAALMAGLAPKTKVLRDGKWSEQEAAILVPGDIISIKLGDIIPADARLLEGDPLMVDQAALTGESLPVTRHPGQEVFSGSTCKQGEIEAVVIATGVHTFFGKAAHLVDSTNNVGHFQTVLRAIGNFCICSIAVGMLAEIIVMYPIQHRKYREGIDNLLVLLIGGIPIAMPTVLSVTMAIGSHKLAQQGAITKRMTAIEEMAGMDVLCSDKTGTLTLNKLSVDRNLIEVFVKGVDKEHVMLLAARAARTENQDAIDAAIVGMLADPKEARAGIREVHFLPFNPVDKRTALTYVDNNDGSWHRASKGAPEQIMNLCNLREDEKKKVHAIIEKFAERGLRSLGVARQKVPEKTKESAGAPWQFVGLLSVFDPPRHDSAETIRRALNLGVNVKMITGDQLAIAKETGRRLGMGTNMYPSSTLLGQDKDANVAALPVEELIEKADGFAGVFPEHKYEIVKKLQERKHIVGMTGDGVNDAPALKKADIGIAVADATDAARGASDIVLTEPGLSVIISAVLTSRAIFQRMKNYTIYAVSITIRIVFGFMFIALIWKFDFSPFMVLIIAILNDGTIMTISKDRVKPSPMPDSWKLREIFATGVMLGGYLAMMTVIFFWVVKDTKFFPERFGVRHIHDSPDELTAALYLQVSIVSQALIFVTRSRSWSYVERPGMLLMGAFVIAQLIATLIAVYANWGFARIQGIGWGWAGVIWLYSIIFYIPLDIIKFAIRYGLSGKAWTNLLENKTAFTNKKDYGKEEREAQWAHAQRTLHGLSAPEETSSLFNDKNTYRELSEIAEQAKRRAEVARLRELHTLKGHVESVVKLKGLDIETMQQHYTV from the exons ATGGCTGCTGGTGATAAGGGTTCAATCTCATTGGATCAGATCAAGAATGAGACTGTTGATTTG GAACGAATTCCAATCGAGGAAGTGTTCGAGCAGTTGAAATGTACCAGAGAAGGTTTGTCCTCCACAGAAGGAGAAAACAGGATTCAAATATTTGGTCCAAACAAGCTAGAAGAGAAGAAG GAGAGTAAGTTTCtcaagtttcttgggtttatgTGGAATCCATTATCATGGGTGATGGAAGCTGCAGCTTTAATGGCAATTGCTCTTGCGAACGGAGAAGGACAGCCTCCAGATTGGCAAGATTTTGTGGGAATTATTTGCTTGTTGGTTATCAACTCTACTATCAGTTTCATTGAAGAAAATAATGCCGGTAACGCTGCTGCTGCTCTTATGGCAGGTCTTGCTCCTAAGACAAAG GTTCTTAGAGATGGTAAATGGAGTGAGCAAGAGGCTGCAATTTTAGTCCCAGGAGACATCATTAGCATCAAACTCGGTGACATCATACCAGCTGATGCTCGTCTTCTAGAAGGCGATCCTTTAATGGTTGACCAAGCAGCATTAACTGGAGAATCACTTCCTGTAACAAGACATCCAGGACAAGAGGTTTTCTCTGGCTCAACTTGCAAACAAGGAGAAATCGAAGCCGTTGTTATAGCCACCGGTGTCCACACATTCTTTGGAAAAGCAGCACACTTAGTGGACAGTACAAACAATGTTGGACATTTCCAAACGGTTCTCAGAGCAATTGGAAACTTTTGTATTTGTTCCATTGCAGTTGGTATGTTGGCTGAGATCATAGTCATGTATCCGATCCAACACCGCAAATATCGTGAAGGAATCGACAACCTTTTAGTCCTTTTGATCGGAGGAATTCCTATTGCTATGCCAACTGTTTTGTCTGTGACAATGGCTATTGGTTCTCATAAACTTGCTCAACAAGGTGCTATTACAAAGAGAATGACTGCCATTGAAGAAATGGCTGGTATGGATGTTCTTTGCAGTGACAAGACAGGAACACTCACACTTAACAAATTGAGTGTTGATAGGAACTTGATTGAGGTGTTTGTAAAGGGTGTTGATAAGGAACATGTGATGCTTCTTGCTGCTAGGGCTGCAAGGACCGAAAATCAGGATGCTATTGATGCTGCTATTGTTGGAATGCTTGCTGACCCTAAAGAG GCGAGGGCCGGGATAAGAGAGGTGCATTTCTTGCCATTCAATCCTGTTGATAAGAGAACTGCTTTGACTTATGTTGATAATAATGATGGAAGTTGGCATAGGGCTAGCAAAGGTGCTCCTGAACAG ATCATGAATCTGTGCAACCTCAGGGAAGATGAAAAGAAGAAGGTTCATGCTATCATTGAAAAGTTCGCAGAAAGAGGGCTACGTTCACTTGGTGTTGCTAGAcag AAAGTTCCtgagaaaacaaaagaaagtgcTGGTGCTCCATGGCAATTTGTTGGTTTGTTGTCAGTGTTTGATCCTCCTAGGCATGACAGTGCTGAAACCATTAGAAGAGCTCTTAATCTTGGTGTAAATGTTAAGATGATTACAG gTGATCAACTTGCAATAGCTAAGGAGACTGGTAGGAGACTTGGTATGGGAACCAATATGTATCCATCTTCTACCTTGTTGGGTCAAGATAAAGATGCAAATGTTGCTGCACTTCCAGTTGAAGAGCTGATTGAGAAGGCAGACGGATTTGCCGGAGTTTTTCCAG AACATAAGTATGAAATTGTGAAGAAATTACAAGAGAGGAAGCACATTGTTGGAATGACTGGAGATGGTGTGAATGATGCTCCTGCATTGAAAAAAGCCGATATTGGAATTGCTGTTGCTGATGCTACTGATGCTGCAAGAGGTGCTTCTGATATAGTCTTAACAGAACCTGGTTTGAGTGTTATCATCAGTGCTGTCTTAACAAGTAGAGCTATCTTCCAAAGAATGAAGAACTATACG ATTTATGCAGTGTCTATCACTATCCGTATAGTG TTTGGCTTCATGTTTATTGCACTGATATGGAAGTTTGATTTCTCTCCATTCATGGTTTTGATTATTGCCATTTTAAATGATG GAACAATCATGACAATTTCAAAGGACAGAGTTAAGCCATCTCCAATGCCTGATAGCTGGAAACTGAGAGAAATATTTGCAACTGGTGTCATGCTTGGAGGTTACTTGGCAATGATGACTGTGATATTCTTCTGGGTGGTGAAAGACACTAAATTCTTCCCT GAAAGATTTGGAGTTAGACATATTCATGACAGTCCTGATGAACTGACAGCTGCTTTGTATCTACAAGTTAGTATTGTTAGTCAGGCTTTGATCTTTGTAACTCGTTCGCGCAGCTGGTCTTATGTGGAACGCCCCGGGATGCTGTTAATGGGTGCTTTCGTCATTGCTCAACTG atTGCTACATTAATAGCAGTATATGCCAACTGGggatttgcaagaatccaaggAATTGGTTGGGGATGGGCAGGAGTCATCTGGCTTTACAGTATCATTTTCTATATTCCTCTTGACATTATCAAGTTTGCAATTCGCTATGGCTTGAGCGGCAAAGCTTGGACAAATCTTCTTGAAAACAAG ACTGCCTTTACCAATAAAAAGGACTACGGAAAAGAGGAGAGGGAAGCTCAATGGGCACATGCTCAAAGGACCCTTCATGGACTTTCAGCACCAGAAGAAACTTCTAGTCTCTTCAATGACAAGAACACTTATAGAGAATTGTCTGAGATTGCTGAGCAGGCTAAGCGACGCGCTGAAGTTGCTAG GCTTCGTGAACTTCATACCCTTAAAGGACATGTTGAATCTGTTGTGAAGCTGAAAGGACTGGACATAGAGACTATGCAACAACATTACACTGTGTAA